A DNA window from Falco naumanni isolate bFalNau1 chromosome Z, bFalNau1.pat, whole genome shotgun sequence contains the following coding sequences:
- the LOC121081658 gene encoding urea transporter 2-like gives MENSDVKIETKGERKTIKQNTLRKSGKRVCRAVGYITGNMKEFGAWLKDKPLMIQFIDWVLRGISQVMFINNPLSGLIIVAGFLVQNPWRTLTGCLGTVVSTLMALILGQDRSAIAAGLHGYNGVLVGLLMAVFSAKGDYYWWLLLPVALVSMTCPVFTSALGSVFCKWDLPVFTLPFNLALTLYLAASGPHNLFFPATVIQPATATPNITWTDADMPMLLQSIPVGVGQVYGCDNPWTGGIFLIALFVSSPLICLHAAIGSAVGTLAALSLATPFSKVYSGLWGYNSSLSCAAIGGMFYAFTWQTHLLAIACAFFSAYLGATVTNMLSVFGMPSGTWSFCLSALTFLLLTTNNAAIYKLPLSKVTYPEANRAYYLRVKKHQRSFL, from the exons ATGGAGAACAGTGATGTCAAGATAGAAAccaagggggaaagaaagacaaTAAAGCAGAACACACTGAGGAAATCTGGGAAGAGAGTCTGCAGAGCTGTCGGGTACATCACTGGAAACATGAAGGAATTTGGAGCCTGGCTAAAAG ATAAACCTCTCATGATCCAGTTTATTGACTGGGTGCTGCGTGGGATATCCCAGGTGATGTTTATCAACAATCCCCTCAGTGGGCTTATCATAGTTGCTGGCTTCCTGGTGCAGAACCCATGGAGGACACTCACAGGCTGTTTAGGAACAGTTGTCTCAACTTTAATGGCACTTATTCTGGGTCAGGACAG ATCAGCCATAGCAGCAGGCTTGCATGGCTACAATGGAGTCTTGGTGGGATTACTCATGGCCGTCTTCTCTGCTAAGGGAGACTACTACTGGTGGCTTCTACTGCCAGTAGCACTGGTGTCCATGACGTG CCCTGTTTTCACCAGTGCTTTAGGCTCAGTCTTCTGTAAGTGGGATCTGCCTGTTTTCACCTTGCCTTTCAACTTGGCCTTGACCCTCTACCTGGCTGCATCAGGACCACATAACCTCTTCTTCCCTGCAACTGTCATCCAGCCTGCAACAGCAACACCAAACATCACCTGGACAGACGCTGATATGCCAATG ctcctgcaatCCATTCCAGTCGGGGTGGGACAGGTTTATGGCTGTGATAACCCATGGACAGGGGGAATTTTCCTGATTGCTTTATTTGTCTCTTCTCCTCTCATTTGTCTGCATGCGGCAATTGGATCAGCAGTGGGGACGCTGGCAG CACTGAGCTTAGCAACACCTTTTAGCAAAGTCTACTCTGGCTTGTGGGGCTACAACAGCTCCCTCTCATGTGCTGCAATCGGAGGCATGTTCTACGCTTTCACCTGGCAGACACATTTGCTGGCAATTGCCTGTG catTCTTCAGTGCCTACCTGGGAGCAACAGTGACTAACATGCTGTCTGTG tttgGGATGCCATCAGGAACCTGGTCTTTCTGCTTGTCTGCGCTGACCTTCCTGTTACTAACCACAAACAACGCTGCCATCTACAAGCTGCCACTCTCCAAAGTCACCTATCCAGAAGCCAACCGAGCTTACTACCTGAGGGTGAAGAAACATCAGAGGTCTTTCTTGTGA